The Oncorhynchus keta strain PuntledgeMale-10-30-2019 unplaced genomic scaffold, Oket_V2 Un_contig_3860_pilon_pilon, whole genome shotgun sequence sequence ATTAACGAGGAGCGTGAAGACTGAGAACCATCGCTCAGGTAAGAACTAAGTATTCTAAGTATCTTAGTGTCTCACACAGGAGCTGAGGCACGCAGGCAGGTCTGCACGTACAAACTGAACGCATTCACACACTAATACCACACACTATAAAAACACTTGTACATTTGTATTGTTCTGTCTTCTGGGTGGTTCAGTTAGAATGGAGCAGGGTGTTCAAAACCTGCTGGGGTCACGTACACGAAAATGTATCAATTCAATGTATTTTTTTACAACTATTTAAATAAGATTGATGATAACGGTTTTTTAGAAACAACACAGTGGACACGCCGCCAATGTTTTTGGTAAACAGCAGGGGCTGGaaaaaatgtaaccactctcaaattcatagagagAGCTACAGTATGTCTGCAAGGAGTGACCATTCACGATAAAAATGATAGTTTGAACCATGAGGCTACAtacacagtgtttgtttacaaatcCATAGTTTATCATTTTATGgtaaaacaagtttatatttgggttctgatggggctAGACAGTTAAGCTCATGAGGTATTTCTCAGTTACATTTTTAAAGAATCAAATAGGTAAATATCATTCATTTAAATTGATGTTAAAAAAATGGATATAGCAATCGCAGATCTACTCTTTAAATCATGCTTAAGCTATATTGTGTCATTTCTACATACAGCAGCTTCCTGGTAATCAGAGTTGAGATAAACCACACTCTTGAGCAAACGGTTGCTGCCAACCCTCCATTGGGGGAAAACCAATGACACATTCGAAATGTTTGGTTCTCAGAATTAGTTAGGGACGTGGGAAGATGTGTGTTATGTTTTAATCTGAATCATTAATGatgatgattgtgtgtgtgtgtgtgtgtgtgtgtgtgtgtgtgtgtgtgtgtgtgtgtgtgtgtgtgtgtgtgtgtgtgtgtgtgtgtgtgtgtgtgtgtgtgtgtgtgtgtgtgtgtgtgtgtgtgtgtgtgtgtgtgcgcgattGTTTCTCTGCAGATGGAAGACTAAGACTCTACAGGCTGGCTGCTGGGTGTTTAGGAGTGCTGTGTGTTCTACAAGTCACTCTCAACATCTCCCTGAGACTGGCTTTCGGTGAGTGTATTGTTATCTAATCATTACACTATATCAgagtcccaaatgacacactattagcgctctggtctaaagtaatgcactctATAGGAAACAGAGCGCCATTTGGGAACCTGTTCCATGTGGGACCCTATTTCATGTTAATGTGttcattttgaccagggcccaaaggacAGATATGTATGTCATTGTCACACCATAGTTCTGTTCTCACAAAGCAAGTAACACATTTCAGACTTACAGAAGTTACATAGCTTGTGGGACCAGTAGTTTGACAATATGTTTGAGAAACACACAAAGAACGACAACACCACAACCGTTatctcccaaatagcaccctatcctCTTTTaaagggcactacttttgaccagggtacaTAGGGCTTTGGTCCTCGGTACTGCACTATAgaaggaatagggtgtcatttgggtgTCATCACATGCAGGAACTTCTTTGTTTTTCAGCAGGCTCTAACGAAGAGAGGAACCAGTTAGAGGCCTGTTACAACACCCTGGCTACAGAAAGGGACAGGTTGAGTGGCATGGTCAGTGTTCTGACCTATGATAAGGTGATTCTGCAGAAGAGGCTCTCTGGGTGTGGTAAGTTGTCAAGTCAGTCACTTGGGCTGCGTCCCCATTCTCTACCTTTCcttctcctgaagtgtgcacttgtaGTGTGCACTCGGACACTGGCAGTGTTCTGATTTTCTAACTTTCTCCAGAAGTGTGCACATTTCAGTCATACATTTAAATgcattggattggtgtaagcACGGCTAGAAGGAGTTTTCACCATATTCCTTTAAATCCATGAgtgagagtgtatgagtgtacaCTTCGGGAGAAGGGTATAGCATCGGAATTTAACCCCTGTGGGCAGCCTCGTTATGAATTTACTAGCAGTTAATTACGATGTTAGAATATGTTGTTCCATAAAGTATAATGTATTTCTCTGACGGAgctaaacagttgttggaaaatcTGAAAAAGCTGACGGGAAGGAAACCTGTCCCAATAACCTCTCCTTTCTCCAgcagtgtgcacttgttcacttcccttcctGGATTTAAAAAGACATGACAGGTATATGGGAATTCCCTCTAGCGCCCATGCCTACACCAACCAAATGCTTTTAGATTTCAGGAGAAAGAAGAGTTTACTGGAACGCAACCCAGACCTGAATATTTAAAAACAATATGGtggacgctgtgtgtgtgtgtgtgtgtgtgtgtgtgtgtgtgtgtgtgtgtgtgtgtgtgtgtgtgtgtgtgtgtgtgtgtgtgtgtgtgtgtgtgtgtgtgtgtgtgtgttgtctgtaggtactggaagaggGGTGGAAGGGAGATACATGGCAGTTCCAACGAGGTGGTCTATGTTGAGGTGTCCTAAAGGATGGAGGATGTTGGGATCCAGCTGCTACTTCCTTTCTACTGGGATGAAAACCTGGCAGGAGAGCAGACTGGACTGTTTTGAGAGAGGAGCAGACCTGGTGATCATAAACAGTGAAGAGGaaaaggtgagagagaaagagagagagagagaagagagtagagcgagggagaaagcgagggagaaagcgagggagacaagagaggagagcgagggagaaagcAAGTCATGATGTTgagaatgtttttatttaattaaccTCACTGGGGAGAATTGTACATGAGCAAATGTATGAATATGTTAACAAACAGGATCGAATGTATGActttcagtctggttttagacaaACATACTCCACTGATTCATGTCTATTTTACTTGACTTCATCAGGAaagagattgatgagggaaatctGTGTGGAATGGTACCGCTTGACCTACAGAAGGCCTTTGATACAGTCAACCACTGTCTCCTAATCTCCAAACTGGAGGCACTGGGGTTAAGCAGTATCCCTCTAGGCTGGGTAAAGTCCTATTTATCAGGAAGTAGTAGAGGTTAATGGTTCACTGTCTCGGGCAAAACCAATGAGCCTCTGCTGTTTTTATTGTTTAATGATATGAAAGATGCTTGTTCTTGCCATCTTTTTCTTTATGAGGATGACTCTACACTACTGGTGTCTCACAAAAGTTAAACTATGTTGGAGAGCATACTTAACACAAAGCTCACTAACATTAGCAAATGGCTtggagatacagtgccttgcgaaagtattcggcccccttgaactttgcaaccttttgccacatttacaggcttcaaacataaagatataaaactgtatttttttgtgaagaatcaacaacaagtgggacacaatcatgaagtggaacgacatttattggatatttcaaacttttttaacaaatcaaaaactgaaaaattgggcgtgcaaaattattcagcccctttactttcagtgcagcaaactctctccagaagttcagtgaggatctctgaatgatccaatgttgacctaaatgactaatgatgataaatacaatccacctgtgtgtaatcaagtctccatataaatgcacctgcactgtgatagtctcagaggtccgttaaaagcgcagagagcatcatgaagaacaaggaacacaccaggcaggtccgagatactgttatgaagaagtttaaagccggatttggatacaaaaagatttcccaagctttaaacatcccaaggagcactgtgcaagcgataatattgaaatggaaggagtatcagaccactgcaaatctaccaagacctggccgtccctctaaacgttcagctcatacaaggagaagactgatcagagatgcagccaagaggcccatgatcactgtggatgaactgcagagatctacagctgaggtgggagactttgtcaataggacaacaatcagtcgtatattgcacaaatctggcctttatggaagagtggcaagaagaaagccatttcttaaaactatccataaaaagtgtcgtttaaagtttgccacaagccacctgggagacacaccaaacatgtggaagaaggtgctctggtcagatgaaaccaaaattgaactttttggtaacaatgcaaaacgttatgtttggcgtaaaagcaacacagctcatcaccctgaacacaccatccccactgtcaaacatgttggtggcagcatcatggtttgggcctgcttttcttcagcagggacagggaagatggttaaaattgatggaaagatggatggagccaaatacaggaccattctggaagaaaacctgatggagtctgcaaaagacctgagactgggacagagatttgtcttccaacaagacaatgatccaaaacataaagcaaaatctacaatggaatcgttcaaaaataaacatatccaggtgttagaatggccaagtcaaagtccagacctgaatccaatcgagaatctgtggaaagaactgaaaactgctgttcacaaatgctctccatccaacctcactgagctcgagctgttttgcaaggaggaatgggaaaaaatgtcagtctctcgatgtgcaaaactgatagagacataccccaagcgacttacagctgtaatcgcagcaaaaggtggcgctacaaagtattaacttaagggggctgaataatttttcaCTTTTGGATTtcttaaaaaagtttgaaatatccaataaatgtcgttccacttcatgattgtgtcccacttgttgttgattctttacaaaaaaatacagttttatatctttatgtttgaagcctgaaatgtggcaaaaggtcgcaaagttcaagggggccgaatactttcgcaaggcactgtaacaagCTATCTCTGCAATTAGGGAAAACTGAAGCAATTATTTTTGGATCCAGGCGTAAATTGTGTAGGTTGTCTGAAATCAGAGTGGAGTTTGGGGGTGAGGTGCTGACTACTAAAACCTCTGTTAGCTACTTGGGATGTATCCTTGATGGAAGCTTGGATGGTGTGAGCATGGCCAATAAGGTGCTAGGGAAGGTTAATGCCAGGACTAAGTTTTTGGCTAGAATGTCCAAGCTGCTTGATAAGGACTCCATGAAAGTGCTAGCTACTGCCCTCATTCAATGCAATTTTGACTATGCTTGTACTTCCTTGTTTGGGGGCTTATCTAAACTTATGTAGGGGAAGTTCAAGATAGCCCAGAATAAGTTGATCAGGGTAGTATTGAAGGTGAGTCCACGTACTCACATAGGCAGGAGCTGCTTTCAGGAACTAAACTGGCTGCCTGTTGAGGCTCGGGTGTCCCAGATGAGACTAAgtttggtttacaggagtatttatggTCCTGCACCCAGATATTTAAGT is a genomic window containing:
- the LOC118381743 gene encoding C-type lectin domain family 4 member M-like isoform X7, whose translation is MADYVNKQVIELNEVSEENRNRLTRSVKTENHRSDGRLRLYRLAAGCLGVLCVLQVTLNISLRLAFAGSNEERNQLEACYNTLATERDRLSGMVSVLTYDKVILQKRLSGCGTGRGVEGRYMAVPTRWSMLRCPKGWRMLGSSCYFLSTGMKTWQESRLDCFERGADLVIINSEEEKLDGDADLLVWIGLTDSVNEGTWKWVDGTPLTTSYWKSGTPDYGGTNNKDCVAVYHRDNVLANWNDAPCNRMLHWICEKLQK
- the LOC118381743 gene encoding C-type lectin domain family 4 member M-like isoform X5, which encodes MADYVNKQVIELNEVSEENRNRLTRSVKTENHRSDGRLRLYRLAAGCLGVLCVLQVTLNISLRLAFGSNEERNQLEACYNTLATERDRLSGMVSVLTYDKVILQKRLSGCGTGRGVEGRYMAVPTRWSMLRCPKGWRMLGSSCYFLSTGMKTWQESRLDCFERGADLVIINSEEEKKLLYQLDGDADLLVWIGLTDSVNEGTWKWVDGTPLTTSYWKSGTPDYGGTNNKDCVAVYHRDNVLANWNDAPCNRMLHWICEKLQK
- the LOC118381743 gene encoding C-type lectin domain family 4 member M-like isoform X6, encoding MADYVNKQVIELNEVSEENRNRLTRSVKTENHRSDGRLRLYRLAAGCLGVLCVLQVTLNISLRLAFAGSNEERNQLEACYNTLATERDRLSGMVSVLTYDKVILQKRLSGCGTGRGVEGRYMAVPTRWSMLRCPKGWRMLGSSCYFLSTGMKTWQESRLDCFERGADLVIINSEEEKLLYQLDGDADLLVWIGLTDSVNEGTWKWVDGTPLTTSYWKSGTPDYGGTNNKDCVAVYHRDNVLANWNDAPCNRMLHWICEKLQK
- the LOC118381743 gene encoding C-type lectin domain family 4 member M-like isoform X3; this translates as MADYVNKQVIELNEVSEENRNRLTRSVKTENHRSDGRLRLYRLAAGCLGVLCVLQVTLNISLRLAFAGSNEERNQLEACYNTLATERDRLSGMVSVLTYDKVILQKRLSGCGTGRGVEGRYMAVPTRWSMLRCPKGWRMLGSSCYFLSTGMKTWQESRLDCFERGADLVIINSEEEKKLLYQLDGDADLLVWIGLTDSVNEGTWKWVDGTPLTTSYWKSGTPDYGGTNNKDCVAVYHRDNVLANWNDAPCNRMLHWICEKLQK
- the LOC118381743 gene encoding C-type lectin domain family 4 member M-like isoform X4 — encoded protein: MADYVNKQVIELNEVSEENRNRLTRSVKTENHRSDGRLRLYRLAAGCLGVLCVLQVTLNISLRLAFAGSNEERNQLEACYNTLATERDRLSGMVSVLTYDKVILQKRLSGCGTGRGVEGRYMAVPTRWSMLRCPKGWRMLGSSCYFLSTGMKTWQESRLDCFERGADLVIINSEEEKKLLYQLDGDADLLVWIGLTDSVNEGTWKWVDGTPLTTSYWKRGKPDHGGTNNKDCVEVYHRDNVLANWNDAPCNHVLHWICEKLQK
- the LOC118381743 gene encoding C-type lectin domain family 4 member M-like isoform X8, with protein sequence MADYVNKQVIELNEVSEENRNRLTRSVKTENHRSDGRLRLYRLAAGCLGVLCVLQVTLNISLRLAFAGSNEERNQLEACYNTLATERDRLSGMVSVLTYDKVILQKRLSGCGTGRGVEGRYMAVPTRWSMLRCPKGWRMLGSSCYFLSTGMKTWQESRLDCFERGADLVIINSEEEKLDGDADLLVWIGLTDSVNEGTWKWVDGTPLTTSYWKRGKPDHGGTNNKDCVEVYHRDNVLANWNDAPCNHVLHWICEKLQK